The following coding sequences lie in one Megalodesulfovibrio gigas DSM 1382 = ATCC 19364 genomic window:
- a CDS encoding class I SAM-dependent methyltransferase, translating into MTDSLRFFFAWATDPLRVASVIPSSRALARAMTAEIQCESAPVIELGPGTGVFTRALLARGVPQEHLILVEYGQEFADLLRKRYPCADVICADAARLCKLSGIGATKPGAVVSGLPLLAMPRRKVYAILRGAFQQLREDGAFYQFTYGFRCPIPREIRTRLGLKVERIGWVLENFPPAQVYRVTRRTPPAGQCPTPTLLQ; encoded by the coding sequence ATGACGGACTCACTGCGTTTTTTCTTCGCCTGGGCGACGGACCCATTGCGGGTTGCGTCCGTCATCCCTTCCAGCCGCGCCCTGGCGCGGGCCATGACGGCTGAGATTCAGTGCGAGAGCGCCCCCGTCATTGAGCTTGGGCCGGGCACTGGCGTCTTCACGCGGGCGCTGCTGGCCAGAGGGGTGCCGCAGGAACATCTGATTCTGGTGGAGTACGGGCAGGAATTCGCCGATCTGCTGCGGAAGCGCTACCCTTGCGCAGACGTCATCTGCGCCGATGCTGCCCGGCTGTGCAAACTCAGCGGGATCGGCGCCACCAAGCCTGGGGCCGTGGTGAGCGGGCTGCCGCTGCTGGCCATGCCCAGGCGAAAGGTGTACGCCATCCTGCGCGGCGCGTTCCAGCAACTGCGCGAGGACGGCGCCTTCTATCAGTTCACGTACGGCTTCCGCTGTCCCATCCCCCGGGAAATCCGCACCCGGCTGGGACTGAAGGTGGAACGCATCGGCTGGGTACTGGAAAACTTCCCCCCGGCACAGGTGTACCGGGTGACGCGACGCACGCCCCCCGCTGGACAATGCCCCACGCCGACGCTGCTGCAGTAG
- a CDS encoding DinB family protein has protein sequence MLSMFSSLARYNGWANAILFEDAAKADPACLMAARPVDFGSMFGVLNHVLLADRLWLHRLTGEGVAPAGVGGLVADSLEALLALRQAEDARLLAFAAGLSASRLEETLHYHTISGQPMALPVTVCVMQLFNHQTHHRGQVHGLLGLCGAAVRDIDFVYFARDHQG, from the coding sequence ATGCTATCCATGTTTTCATCCCTGGCCCGGTATAATGGCTGGGCCAACGCCATCCTGTTTGAAGACGCCGCCAAGGCCGATCCGGCCTGCCTGATGGCGGCCCGGCCGGTGGACTTTGGATCCATGTTTGGCGTGCTCAACCATGTGCTGCTGGCGGACCGGCTCTGGCTGCACCGCCTCACGGGTGAGGGCGTGGCCCCGGCCGGCGTGGGCGGTCTCGTGGCGGATTCCCTGGAGGCCCTGCTTGCCCTGCGCCAGGCCGAGGATGCCCGGCTGCTGGCCTTTGCGGCCGGCCTGTCCGCCTCCCGACTTGAGGAAACGCTGCACTACCACACCATCAGCGGCCAGCCCATGGCCCTGCCTGTGACCGTGTGCGTGATGCAGCTCTTCAACCACCAAACCCACCATCGCGGCCAGGTGCATGGCCTCCTCGGCCTGTGCGGCGCGGCTGTCCGGGACATCGATTTCGTCTATTTCGCGCGGGATCATCAAGGCTGA